Proteins encoded in a region of the Spirochaetota bacterium genome:
- a CDS encoding FAD-dependent oxidoreductase: protein MKALIMGGGMAGLATAVNLIDQGIEVELIESDEIFGGRANSWLDKDGDMIDNALHVFFPYYVNLLNFFKKMGIEKNIVWKSQDFYYAQENGNQPVLHIPNLPAPLHAGMAFFYLMKSYKGIPKLDMIRAMITCAGMMGISKKKLDELDRLSWAEWTIKNGPEGAFKMFEPAIYGLTFTDRYAISVKVMLNWLLKVAASAKSSRVGFANGGLGEIWVQSCVDYIRSKGGKCEIKKEVTAIDVKDGKIESVTVNGKEKKSADIYVSAMSPYALRKIMPAESYRLQYFEDLTHFEEAASMSIQIWYDRKITDVDVTFFSSDVTFNTYADLSNVLPHIFKGGSMMEMVIAPAEQLRHLPDEIIFEKCRDDIKKLFPKAREATIKKWVLVRQRQNVYKPTPGMESHRPFQRSPYPNFYLTGDWTKTHVSSGGMEATIWNANKCSELVIQDKLGKTIPLNTEFKPGKGLLPLVRPMMFAAKWGIRAAAVIALVWLSLKAFGFSAGLGTLVGMLGL from the coding sequence ATGAAAGCATTGATTATGGGCGGCGGCATGGCTGGTCTTGCCACCGCGGTCAACCTGATCGACCAGGGCATAGAAGTGGAGCTGATCGAGTCCGACGAGATCTTCGGCGGCCGCGCCAACTCGTGGCTCGACAAGGACGGCGACATGATAGACAACGCGCTCCATGTCTTTTTTCCGTACTATGTGAACCTTCTCAACTTTTTCAAAAAGATGGGCATCGAGAAGAATATCGTCTGGAAGAGCCAGGACTTCTACTACGCGCAGGAGAACGGCAACCAGCCGGTCCTGCATATCCCCAACCTGCCGGCGCCGCTCCACGCGGGCATGGCCTTTTTCTACCTCATGAAATCCTACAAGGGGATCCCGAAGCTCGACATGATCAGGGCCATGATAACCTGCGCGGGCATGATGGGCATCTCGAAGAAAAAGCTCGACGAGCTCGACAGGCTCTCCTGGGCGGAATGGACCATCAAGAACGGCCCCGAGGGCGCCTTCAAGATGTTCGAGCCTGCGATCTACGGCCTGACCTTTACTGACCGGTACGCCATATCTGTCAAGGTGATGCTCAACTGGCTTCTGAAAGTCGCGGCATCGGCCAAGTCGTCCCGCGTGGGCTTCGCCAACGGCGGCCTCGGCGAGATCTGGGTGCAGAGCTGCGTTGACTACATCAGGAGCAAGGGCGGGAAATGCGAGATTAAAAAGGAAGTCACCGCCATCGACGTGAAGGACGGAAAGATCGAGAGCGTTACGGTGAACGGCAAGGAGAAGAAGAGCGCCGACATCTACGTGTCGGCCATGAGCCCCTACGCGCTGCGGAAGATCATGCCGGCCGAATCGTACCGGCTGCAATATTTCGAGGACCTGACCCATTTCGAGGAGGCGGCCTCCATGTCGATCCAGATCTGGTACGACCGGAAGATCACCGACGTCGACGTGACCTTCTTCTCCAGCGACGTGACCTTCAACACCTACGCGGACCTCTCCAACGTGCTGCCCCATATCTTCAAGGGCGGCTCCATGATGGAGATGGTCATCGCCCCGGCGGAGCAGCTGCGCCACCTCCCGGACGAGATCATTTTCGAGAAATGCCGGGATGACATCAAGAAGCTCTTCCCCAAGGCCCGGGAGGCAACGATCAAGAAGTGGGTGCTGGTGCGGCAGCGTCAGAACGTGTACAAGCCCACGCCGGGAATGGAGTCGCACCGACCCTTCCAGCGCTCGCCCTATCCGAACTTCTACCTCACCGGCGACTGGACCAAGACGCACGTCAGCTCCGGCGGCATGGAGGCGACGATCTGGAACGCCAACAAGTGCTCCGAGCTGGTCATCCAGGACAAGCTGGGAAAGACGATCCCGCTCAACACGGAGTTCAAGCCAGGCAAGGGACTTCTGCCCCTGGTGCGGCCGATGATGTTCGCCGCGAAGTGGGGCATCAGGGCCGCGGCCGTGATCGCCCTTGTGTGGCTTTCCCTCAAGGCCTTCGGCTTTTCGGCCGGCCTGGGCACCCTCGTGGGCATGCTTGGATTATAA
- a CDS encoding FAD-dependent oxidoreductase yields the protein MKTIIIGAGVSGLAALHTLRKAGVDAVCLEATNKAGGRVATVRRDGFIMDVGAQFFFRYYDTCFGLCREMGLGDDIVRFPFKAALPDMGHGNRLTPILASIRPMDIPRVLCDLVRFRGVSLRSIRELLPLVPTLAARNRSFRFIRPEDTLDLDNESLAEYVIRKGGVEALERILQPVASCMTLGEPEELGAGYGLGLFWYMINGLWTLRNGIGSLSERLHERYRDHIRCSMAVSRVVIEKGKVKGVETPAGFMDADAVICATTATKALEIIPDLPPAMAGPLSTATYSKCCHVMFALEKRLLPFGWYAVALPRRTGSPMAGFADSSIKSPLYAPPWGGMVNCFTYGKHAEEMNRMPDEKVIRLITDDIKRFVPSMPSKPLFTEIYRYDEAVCTAGAGMVTAMHNMKTHHYRDVPGLALAGEYLYMPSVDGAIRSGIDAAESLLK from the coding sequence ATGAAAACCATAATCATAGGAGCGGGGGTTTCGGGACTGGCGGCTCTGCACACCCTGCGCAAGGCCGGGGTTGACGCGGTCTGCCTCGAGGCCACGAACAAGGCCGGGGGCCGGGTCGCCACGGTGCGGCGGGACGGGTTCATCATGGACGTGGGCGCGCAGTTCTTCTTCCGCTACTATGATACGTGCTTTGGCCTCTGCCGCGAGATGGGACTGGGCGATGACATCGTCCGGTTCCCCTTCAAGGCGGCGCTCCCGGACATGGGCCATGGCAACAGGCTCACGCCGATCCTCGCCTCGATCAGGCCGATGGATATTCCCCGGGTGCTCTGCGACCTTGTCCGCTTCAGGGGCGTCTCCCTTCGCTCGATACGGGAGCTCCTTCCCCTGGTGCCGACCCTGGCCGCGCGGAACAGGAGCTTCCGATTCATCAGGCCGGAGGATACCCTTGACCTGGACAACGAGTCCCTGGCGGAGTACGTGATCCGGAAAGGCGGGGTCGAGGCCCTGGAGAGGATCCTGCAGCCGGTGGCGTCCTGCATGACCCTGGGAGAGCCGGAAGAGCTGGGAGCCGGATACGGCCTGGGTCTCTTCTGGTACATGATCAACGGTCTCTGGACCCTCAGGAACGGCATCGGGTCCCTGAGCGAGCGCCTCCATGAGAGGTATCGCGACCATATACGCTGCTCCATGGCGGTGTCCAGGGTCGTCATAGAAAAGGGAAAGGTGAAGGGCGTGGAGACGCCGGCGGGCTTCATGGACGCCGACGCCGTGATCTGCGCCACCACCGCCACGAAGGCCCTGGAGATAATTCCGGACCTTCCGCCGGCGATGGCTGGCCCCCTGAGCACCGCCACGTACAGCAAGTGCTGCCACGTGATGTTCGCCCTGGAGAAGCGGCTTCTTCCATTCGGGTGGTACGCTGTGGCCCTTCCCCGGCGGACGGGCTCTCCCATGGCGGGCTTTGCCGACAGTTCCATCAAGTCCCCCCTGTACGCGCCCCCCTGGGGAGGGATGGTGAACTGCTTCACCTACGGCAAACACGCGGAGGAAATGAACAGGATGCCGGACGAGAAGGTGATACGGTTGATAACCGATGATATCAAAAGATTCGTGCCGTCGATGCCGTCAAAGCCGCTCTTCACCGAGATCTACCGGTATGACGAGGCGGTCTGCACCGCCGGCGCGGGCATGGTCACGGCCATGCATAATATGAAGACCCATCACTACAGGGACGTGCCGGGCCTCGCCCTGGCGGGCGAATACCTGTACATGCCCTCCGTGGACGGGGCGATCCGTAGCGGCATTGACGCGGCGGAATCATTGCTGAAATGA